The sequence below is a genomic window from Zhongshania aliphaticivorans.
CGTCTGTTCTTATAACATGCAGACTCGTCGATAGGCTGACAACTTTTAGACAAAGTCGTCATGCCAAATTAACCAGCTGCCGCTGGGGCTGGGGCTCTTTCAGCGTAAATTTAATGACCGAGGCAAAAAAAATGCCGGGAATAACTACAGCCATTAAGGCGATGCGCCAGCCGAAATATTCCTGAATCCAACCGCCCATTAAGAAGCCGACCAGCATGCCGCTATTGTAGGTCGCGATGGCGGTTGCCAGCTCTTTCATGGGGAAGATATCTGAGATCATTGAATGGCTTGGCGGACTTCTACCTGCCTCGCCCACACCTACACCAATTCTCGCCAGCATCAATTGCCAGTAATTTTGCGCCAGCCCGCGGGCGGCGGTCATCATGCTCCACAGGCCAACGGAATACGTAACGATGTTTCTGCGGTTGCTTCTATCTGCACAGCGCGCAATAGGCAGGCCCACCACAATATAAAAAACCGCAAAGGCAAAGCCCGTCAACAAACCGAGCTGGGTATCTGATCAGCCTAAGTCGGCTCTTGCAAAATCGACAGTATTTGCCTATCGACAAAGTTAAACATATAGGACGTTGTTAGCAGCGCTAAGGCGTAATAGCGGTAGCGACTATTAATATAGCCGTCAGATCTTATATTAGCGCTTTCATGAATCATCACAACTCCACATATTATCTTTATTAATAGTTATCTACGGTTTTTACTATTGCGCAATGTGGTAGCAGGCCGTGGTGCGAACCACGATGCGATCATCTACTTTCATTACGGCGTGGGAATACAAGGTACCCTTGGTTTCCCTGACTAAATCTGCCTCAATTTCTAGCCAAGCGCCGCGAGGCACTGGCGCAATAAAATCAATATCCAAATTTTTAGTCGGAAAATGGAAGTTATTGCTGCTTATTTGATCTTGCACCGCAACGAGCTGCATATCGGCAAGATAAGTAAGTACGCCGCCGTGGCAGGTGCCGGCCTTATTGAGATGGTAATCTTGGACCCGGAACCCCAGCACCTTCTTTTCACCAGCTTCTTTTATATAAATATTGCCCATGTGCACATCAAAGCCTGGGGCTGCTTCAACCAAGTGAAAGCCAGCTGGAATTTTGTCATCGCTTGTCATTTCTACATTCCTTCTATTTCAAGTATCGTTTGCATTAGAATAATTTGGCACCAATACAATA
It includes:
- a CDS encoding PaaI family thioesterase; its protein translation is MTSDDKIPAGFHLVEAAPGFDVHMGNIYIKEAGEKKVLGFRVQDYHLNKAGTCHGGVLTYLADMQLVAVQDQISSNNFHFPTKNLDIDFIAPVPRGAWLEIEADLVRETKGTLYSHAVMKVDDRIVVRTTACYHIAQ
- a CDS encoding MFS transporter gives rise to the protein MVGLPIARCADRSNRRNIVTYSVGLWSMMTAARGLAQNYWQLMLARIGVGVGEAGRSPPSHSMISDIFPMKELATAIATYNSGMLVGFLMGGWIQEYFGWRIALMAVVIPGIFFASVIKFTLKEPQPQRQLVNLA